The Vicia villosa cultivar HV-30 ecotype Madison, WI linkage group LG1, Vvil1.0, whole genome shotgun sequence genome includes a region encoding these proteins:
- the LOC131644041 gene encoding uncharacterized protein LOC131644041 isoform X1 produces MDFQGFLNDLQDWEFSTKDNKAAKVKSQKENKFTKGSYSRSGGSVGVENGSRGDTISFDHARNSSAQYDFSRNNDLLNRVSSSFASEDVPDAASEKDLGNEFFKQKKFKEAIDCYSRSIAFSPTAVAHANRAMAHIKLRRFQEAEDDCTEALNLDDRYIKAYSRRATARKELGKNKESMEDAEFAMRLEPNNQEVKKQYADAKSLYEKEILHKTSKALKNTMQKMGKSEAKVNGSSSIHSVSHGTQKSGPTEAHHQTKGSEGKIPAKESLLMEEINTKATKSGSKTQGQVGNGSKEGHGATNSLEQRNHKTRKPEIKASVEQLASRAASLAMAEAAKNITPPTTAYQFEVSWRGFLGDRALQACLLKALSPQELPKIFKNALSSTLLVEIIKCAASFFAEDMDLVVSYMNNLTKVPRFDVIVMCLPSADKDDLRKIWNEVFCGEATPAEYAEILDSLRSKFYLD; encoded by the exons ATG gaTTTCCAGGGTTTCTTAAACGACTTGCAGGATTGGGAATTTTCCACAAAGGATAATAAAGCGGCAAAAGTCAAATCACAAAAGGAAAAT AAATTCACAAAAGGTTCGTATTCTCGGAGTGGTGGATCAGTGGGTGTAGAGAATGGATCAAGAGGAGATACTATTTCTTTTGATCATGCAAGAAATTCTTCAGCTCAGTATGATTTCTCGAGAAACAATGATCTGTTGAATCGTGTGAGTAGTAGTTTTGCTTCTGAAGATGTTCCTGATGCTGCATCCGAGAAAGACCTG GGCAATGAGTTTTTTAAACAGAAGAAATTTAAGGAAGCTATTGATTGCTATTCAAGGAGCATTGCCTTCTCACCAACTGCTGTAGCACATGCAAATAGGGCAATGGCCCATATAAAGCTAAGAAG ATTTCAAGAGGCTGAGGATGACTGTACGGAGGCCTTAAATCTTGACGATCGCTACATAAAAGCATACTCGCGGCGAGCAACAGCTAGAAAAGAACTTGGGAAAAATAAAGAATCAATGGAGG ATGCTGAGTTTGCCATGAGGTTGGAACCTAACAATCAAGAAGTCAAGAAACAGTATGCTGATGCCAAATCACTTTACGAGAAA GAAATTCTACATAAAACATCTAAAGCACTAAAAAACACTATGCAAAAAATGGGAAAGTCTGAGGCAAAAGTTAATGGAAGCAGCAGTATCCACTCTGTTTCACATGGTACTCAAAAGTCAGGTCCAACTGAAGCTCATCATCAAACCAAG GGTAGTGAGGGGAAAATTCCTGCTAAAGAATCACTCTTAATGGAGGAGATCAATACCAAGGCTACCAAATCTGGAAGCAAGACTCAGGGACAAGTAGGCAATGGTTCTAAGGAAGGTCATGGTGCAACCAACAGCTTGGAGCAG AGAAATCACAAAACTAGAAAGCCGGAAATTAAAGCATCTGTTGAGCAGCTTGCTTCTCGGGCTGCTTCTCTAGCCATGGCTGAAGCTGCAAAAAATATAACACCCCCAACCACAGCTTATCAGTTTGAAGTCTCTTGGAGAGGGTTTTTAGGTGATCGTGCTTTGCAGGCTTGTCTATTAAAG GCATTGTCTCCCCAAGAATTAccgaaaatattcaaaaatgcCTTATCTTCTACCCTGCTTGTTGAGATCATCAAGTGTGCTGCATCTTTTTTCGC TGAAGACATGGATCTAGTTGTCAGTTATATGAACAATTTAACCAAGGTACCGAGATTTGATGTGATCGTAATGTGCCTTCCATCAGCAGATAAGGATG ACTTGCGCAAGATCTGGAATGAAGTGTTCTGTGGTGAAGCAACTCCGGCGGAGTATGCAGAGATTCTGGATAGCCTCCGATCAAAGTTCTACCTTGACTAG
- the LOC131644041 gene encoding uncharacterized protein LOC131644041 isoform X2 encodes MLKFTKGSYSRSGGSVGVENGSRGDTISFDHARNSSAQYDFSRNNDLLNRVSSSFASEDVPDAASEKDLGNEFFKQKKFKEAIDCYSRSIAFSPTAVAHANRAMAHIKLRRFQEAEDDCTEALNLDDRYIKAYSRRATARKELGKNKESMEDAEFAMRLEPNNQEVKKQYADAKSLYEKEILHKTSKALKNTMQKMGKSEAKVNGSSSIHSVSHGTQKSGPTEAHHQTKGSEGKIPAKESLLMEEINTKATKSGSKTQGQVGNGSKEGHGATNSLEQRNHKTRKPEIKASVEQLASRAASLAMAEAAKNITPPTTAYQFEVSWRGFLGDRALQACLLKALSPQELPKIFKNALSSTLLVEIIKCAASFFAEDMDLVVSYMNNLTKVPRFDVIVMCLPSADKDDLRKIWNEVFCGEATPAEYAEILDSLRSKFYLD; translated from the exons ATGTTG AAATTCACAAAAGGTTCGTATTCTCGGAGTGGTGGATCAGTGGGTGTAGAGAATGGATCAAGAGGAGATACTATTTCTTTTGATCATGCAAGAAATTCTTCAGCTCAGTATGATTTCTCGAGAAACAATGATCTGTTGAATCGTGTGAGTAGTAGTTTTGCTTCTGAAGATGTTCCTGATGCTGCATCCGAGAAAGACCTG GGCAATGAGTTTTTTAAACAGAAGAAATTTAAGGAAGCTATTGATTGCTATTCAAGGAGCATTGCCTTCTCACCAACTGCTGTAGCACATGCAAATAGGGCAATGGCCCATATAAAGCTAAGAAG ATTTCAAGAGGCTGAGGATGACTGTACGGAGGCCTTAAATCTTGACGATCGCTACATAAAAGCATACTCGCGGCGAGCAACAGCTAGAAAAGAACTTGGGAAAAATAAAGAATCAATGGAGG ATGCTGAGTTTGCCATGAGGTTGGAACCTAACAATCAAGAAGTCAAGAAACAGTATGCTGATGCCAAATCACTTTACGAGAAA GAAATTCTACATAAAACATCTAAAGCACTAAAAAACACTATGCAAAAAATGGGAAAGTCTGAGGCAAAAGTTAATGGAAGCAGCAGTATCCACTCTGTTTCACATGGTACTCAAAAGTCAGGTCCAACTGAAGCTCATCATCAAACCAAG GGTAGTGAGGGGAAAATTCCTGCTAAAGAATCACTCTTAATGGAGGAGATCAATACCAAGGCTACCAAATCTGGAAGCAAGACTCAGGGACAAGTAGGCAATGGTTCTAAGGAAGGTCATGGTGCAACCAACAGCTTGGAGCAG AGAAATCACAAAACTAGAAAGCCGGAAATTAAAGCATCTGTTGAGCAGCTTGCTTCTCGGGCTGCTTCTCTAGCCATGGCTGAAGCTGCAAAAAATATAACACCCCCAACCACAGCTTATCAGTTTGAAGTCTCTTGGAGAGGGTTTTTAGGTGATCGTGCTTTGCAGGCTTGTCTATTAAAG GCATTGTCTCCCCAAGAATTAccgaaaatattcaaaaatgcCTTATCTTCTACCCTGCTTGTTGAGATCATCAAGTGTGCTGCATCTTTTTTCGC TGAAGACATGGATCTAGTTGTCAGTTATATGAACAATTTAACCAAGGTACCGAGATTTGATGTGATCGTAATGTGCCTTCCATCAGCAGATAAGGATG ACTTGCGCAAGATCTGGAATGAAGTGTTCTGTGGTGAAGCAACTCCGGCGGAGTATGCAGAGATTCTGGATAGCCTCCGATCAAAGTTCTACCTTGACTAG